The segment CAAAGCAACAACATGGAGAGCTGTTCGAAGAGTTGTCAAtgctctttatttatttctttatacgtTTATTAAGTGGCCGATAAAAGAAGAAGCAGAACAAACATGGAATATTGTAAAAGACAAATGTGGTTTTCCAAAAGTAATTAGAGCTATCGATGGAACACATATACGTATCGCAGCACACAAGATTTATCCTGAAGCATACATCAATAGAAAGGGCTATCATTCAATTCAATTACAggtattattgtaattataattatactaaaaattatgctttttaGATACATACAATATCATGTTTATGatactatatgtatacatgattTCAGGTTATATGTGATTCTAacctaaaatttatacattgttaTACTGGGCAAATGGGATCTGTGAATGATGCcagagtttttaaattatcaggaGTTTACGATTTATGCACTGAAAACTACTTTTATGATAACAGTCACATACTAATGATGCAGCATACAATTGATCCTTGCGTTATAGTTCCTTTTAAAGATAATG is part of the Cataglyphis hispanica isolate Lineage 1 unplaced genomic scaffold, ULB_Chis1_1.0 scaffold89_size5069, whole genome shotgun sequence genome and harbors:
- the LOC126858702 gene encoding uncharacterized protein LOC126858702 — its product is KAIITCSLGNRCISDRFDVGKATTWRAVRRVVNALYLFLYTFIKWPIKEEAEQTWNIVKDKCGFPKVIRAIDGTHIRIAAHKIYPEAYINRKGYHSIQLQVICDSNLKFIHCYTGQMGSVNDARVFKLSGVYDLCTENYFYDNSHILMMQHTIDPCVIVPFKDNGHLTESQVKYNTCHAQSRIMVERAFGLLKDRFRSILDKLSMTRTYLIPKYIIVCCILHNIYILQKDFIEISFIVNEPQFTLHNDINNIERRNQGIEK